A portion of the uncultured Draconibacterium sp. genome contains these proteins:
- a CDS encoding NAD-dependent deacylase, giving the protein MKKLVVLSGAGMSQESGLKTFRDMGGIWEQYDVTEVATPEAWQRDPELVLRFYNERRKQLFEAQPNRGHRGIAGLEKWFDVRVVTQNVDNLHERAGSTKVTHLHGELMKARSTLDSYLIYDLDNWELKLGDCCEKGSQLRPHIVWFGEAVPEIPNAIGIVQQADILVVIGTSLAVYPAASLVNYVRKGTPIFVIDPNRPEVYNENVTYIEKKAEIGVEILKTELEKLI; this is encoded by the coding sequence ATGAAAAAACTCGTAGTTCTTTCGGGAGCAGGTATGAGCCAGGAAAGCGGTTTAAAAACATTTCGCGACATGGGCGGAATTTGGGAGCAATATGATGTTACCGAAGTTGCAACTCCCGAAGCCTGGCAACGCGATCCGGAACTGGTTTTGCGGTTTTACAACGAACGGCGTAAACAACTTTTTGAAGCACAGCCCAACCGTGGCCACCGCGGAATCGCCGGGTTGGAAAAATGGTTTGACGTGCGCGTGGTTACCCAGAACGTTGACAACCTGCACGAGCGGGCCGGAAGTACAAAAGTTACACATTTACATGGCGAGTTGATGAAAGCACGAAGTACGCTGGATTCGTATTTGATTTATGATCTCGACAACTGGGAACTCAAGTTGGGCGATTGTTGTGAAAAGGGAAGCCAGTTGCGCCCTCATATTGTTTGGTTTGGCGAAGCTGTTCCTGAAATTCCAAATGCCATTGGCATTGTTCAGCAAGCCGATATTTTGGTGGTAATTGGAACTTCGCTGGCTGTTTATCCAGCGGCAAGCCTGGTAAACTATGTGCGAAAAGGAACACCGATATTTGTTATAGATCCAAACCGACCGGAAGTTTACAACGAAAATGTTACGTATATCGAAAAAAAAGCGGAAATTGGGGTTGAGATTTTAAAAACAGAACTGGAAAAACTGATATAG